One window from the genome of Streptomyces cadmiisoli encodes:
- a CDS encoding LysR family transcriptional regulator, whose protein sequence is MELRQLEVVVAVAEEGGFSAAARRLHVVQSAVSSTVRALERELNVLLFQRTTHRVSLTPVGEAFLPAARATLEAAEQARAAVERAQGELRGEITVGVMQGLYGGLAPALAEFHREHPGVVLRLCQAPAAEIPHALRRGTVDLAVVALDTPQPRGLATRLLSREEMVLVTPPGAVSQPLRPVTLAEAARLPLVDFPPSWAVRVEVDRAFRAASLEHTATFEVNDILAATDLVRHGLGVCIMPPSLAARFPELPLRLFRPPAPAWTVGVVHPRGDLPPAVAALLRHIR, encoded by the coding sequence ATGGAGCTTCGGCAACTGGAGGTCGTCGTCGCGGTCGCCGAGGAGGGCGGGTTCAGCGCCGCGGCCCGGCGGCTGCACGTGGTGCAGTCCGCCGTCTCCAGCACGGTCCGGGCCCTGGAGCGCGAGCTGAACGTGCTGTTGTTCCAGCGCACCACGCACCGGGTCTCGCTCACGCCCGTGGGAGAGGCCTTCCTGCCGGCTGCCCGGGCCACCCTGGAGGCCGCGGAGCAGGCCCGCGCGGCGGTCGAACGCGCACAGGGCGAACTGCGCGGCGAGATCACCGTCGGTGTGATGCAGGGCCTCTACGGCGGCCTCGCGCCGGCTCTGGCCGAGTTCCACCGCGAACACCCCGGCGTCGTGCTGCGACTGTGCCAGGCACCCGCCGCCGAGATTCCGCACGCCCTGCGCAGGGGCACCGTGGACCTGGCCGTCGTCGCGCTCGACACTCCGCAGCCGCGCGGCCTGGCCACCCGTCTGCTGTCCCGGGAGGAAATGGTGCTCGTGACTCCACCGGGTGCCGTGTCACAGCCGCTGCGGCCGGTGACCCTGGCCGAGGCGGCCCGTCTCCCCCTGGTGGACTTCCCGCCGAGCTGGGCGGTCCGGGTCGAGGTCGACCGGGCCTTTCGCGCCGCGTCCCTCGAACACACCGCCACTTTCGAGGTCAACGACATCCTGGCGGCCACCGATCTGGTCCGGCACGGCCTGGGTGTGTGCATCATGCCGCCGTCGCTGGCGGCGCGCTTCCCCGAACTGCCGCTGCGCCTCTTCCGGCCGCCGGCGCCGGCCTGGACGGTGGGAGTCGTGCACCCGCGCGGTGACCTGCCGCCTGCCGTCGCCGCGCTCCTGCGGCACATCCGATGA
- a CDS encoding pirin family protein: MSNTEARPVEMECGGQTDGPSSPDIEILTPRDVPLGGPRAMRVRRTLPQRARTLIGAWCFADHYGPDDVATAGGMDVAPHPHIGLQTVSWLFSGEIEHRDSLGSHAFVRPGELNLMTGGHGICHSEVSTPATTILHGVQLWVALPEEHRDTARDFQHHVPAPVPLDGGEARVFLGTLAGESSPVRTFTPLLGAELTVNPGAGLTLAVSPDFEHGLLVDSGDVTVDGTALKPAELGYAAPGRDTVTVTNHGQDTARLVLLGGPPFQEEIVMWWNFIGRSHEDIVRAREAWQAETDRFGRVEGYDGDRLPAPELPNATIRPRKNPGAR, encoded by the coding sequence GTGAGCAATACCGAAGCGCGCCCTGTCGAAATGGAATGCGGTGGGCAGACCGACGGGCCGTCGTCGCCGGACATCGAAATTCTCACTCCACGCGATGTGCCGCTCGGCGGCCCGCGGGCCATGCGGGTGCGGCGCACTCTGCCGCAGCGGGCCCGCACATTGATCGGCGCCTGGTGCTTCGCCGACCACTACGGCCCGGACGACGTCGCGACCGCCGGCGGTATGGACGTCGCCCCTCATCCGCACATCGGCCTGCAGACGGTCAGCTGGCTTTTCAGCGGCGAGATCGAGCACCGCGACAGCCTGGGCAGCCACGCCTTCGTCCGGCCCGGTGAGCTGAACCTGATGACGGGCGGCCACGGCATCTGCCACTCCGAGGTCTCCACCCCGGCCACGACGATCCTGCACGGAGTGCAGCTGTGGGTGGCCCTGCCCGAGGAGCACCGGGACACGGCGAGGGACTTCCAGCACCATGTCCCCGCGCCCGTACCGCTGGACGGTGGCGAGGCCCGCGTCTTCCTGGGCACCCTCGCCGGGGAGTCGTCCCCCGTGCGCACCTTCACCCCGCTGCTGGGAGCGGAGCTGACGGTGAACCCGGGAGCCGGCCTGACCCTCGCGGTGAGCCCCGACTTCGAGCACGGCCTGCTCGTCGACAGCGGGGACGTCACCGTCGACGGAACCGCCCTGAAGCCGGCCGAACTCGGTTACGCGGCCCCCGGCCGTGACACCGTGACCGTGACCAACCACGGGCAGGACACCGCACGACTGGTACTCCTGGGCGGGCCGCCGTTCCAGGAGGAGATCGTCATGTGGTGGAACTTCATCGGCCGCTCCCACGAGGACATCGTGCGGGCGCGCGAGGCCTGGCAGGCGGAGACCGACCGGTTCGGCCGGGTCGAGGGCTACGACGGTGATCGCCTCCCCGCGCCCGAACTCCCCAATGCCACGATCAGGCCGCGCAAGAACCCGGGAGCGCGCTGA
- a CDS encoding SDR family oxidoreductase, which produces MKVVVIGGTGLIGSKLVAQLDEQGHEAVAAAPNTGVNTLTGEGLAEVLDGASVVVDVSNSPSFEEKAVMDFFRTSTTNLLKAEAEAGCTHHVALSVVGTDRLPDSAYFRAKQAQEELIKSSGMPYSIVHATQFFEFVKAIAADATDGDTVRLSPAKIQPMVSDDVAAAVARAAVGTPVNGLVEVAGPEVFGLDELIRIGLAAQDDPRTVVADERATYFGAELKETSLLPGPDAHIAETKFADWLARQR; this is translated from the coding sequence ATGAAGGTCGTAGTGATCGGTGGAACCGGGCTCATCGGATCGAAGCTGGTCGCACAGCTCGACGAGCAGGGCCACGAGGCGGTCGCGGCCGCACCGAACACCGGCGTCAACACCCTGACGGGCGAGGGCCTGGCGGAGGTCCTCGACGGCGCGTCCGTCGTGGTCGACGTGTCCAACTCCCCCTCGTTCGAGGAGAAGGCCGTCATGGACTTCTTCCGCACCTCCACGACCAACCTCCTCAAGGCGGAGGCCGAGGCCGGCTGCACGCACCACGTGGCACTGTCCGTGGTCGGCACCGACCGTCTCCCGGACAGCGCCTACTTCCGCGCCAAGCAGGCCCAGGAAGAACTCATCAAGTCGTCCGGCATGCCGTACTCCATCGTCCACGCCACGCAGTTCTTCGAGTTCGTCAAGGCGATCGCCGCCGACGCCACCGACGGTGACACCGTGCGCCTGTCCCCGGCCAAGATCCAGCCGATGGTCTCCGACGACGTGGCCGCGGCCGTCGCCCGCGCCGCGGTCGGCACCCCGGTCAACGGCCTGGTCGAGGTGGCCGGCCCCGAGGTCTTCGGTCTCGACGAGCTCATCCGCATCGGCCTCGCCGCGCAGGACGACCCCCGCACCGTGGTCGCCGACGAGCGCGCCACGTACTTCGGGGCCGAACTGAAGGAGACCTCGCTCCTGCCCGGTCCCGACGCGCACATCGCCGAGACCAAGTTCGCGGACTGGCTCGCCCGGCAGCGCTGA
- a CDS encoding isochorismatase family cysteine hydrolase, translating to MYDPRHTAVLLVDPYNDFISEGGKAWPRVESVAQQVGLLDNLRAVVGAARATGVQVVFVPHRRWEPGDYETWDHPNPTQVSIMERHSFARGTWGGEFHPDFQPQPEDVVVHEHWAQSGFANTDLDMRLKQRGITHVVAIGLLANTCIESTGRFAMELGYHVTLVRDATAAFLPEMMHAAHELNGPTFAHAIVTTAELVEAFGEARSGI from the coding sequence ATGTACGACCCGCGCCATACGGCGGTTCTGCTGGTCGATCCCTACAACGATTTCATCTCCGAGGGCGGAAAGGCCTGGCCGCGCGTGGAGTCCGTGGCGCAACAGGTCGGGCTGCTGGACAACCTGCGCGCCGTGGTGGGTGCCGCCCGCGCGACCGGTGTGCAGGTGGTGTTCGTCCCGCATCGCCGTTGGGAGCCGGGCGACTACGAGACCTGGGACCATCCCAATCCGACGCAGGTCAGCATCATGGAACGGCACAGTTTCGCGCGCGGCACCTGGGGCGGGGAGTTCCACCCCGACTTCCAGCCGCAGCCGGAGGACGTGGTGGTCCATGAACACTGGGCGCAGAGCGGGTTCGCGAACACCGACCTGGACATGCGGCTCAAGCAGCGCGGCATCACGCACGTGGTGGCGATCGGACTGCTGGCGAACACCTGCATCGAGTCCACCGGACGCTTCGCCATGGAGCTCGGCTACCACGTGACGCTGGTCCGCGACGCCACCGCGGCGTTCCTCCCCGAGATGATGCACGCCGCGCACGAGCTGAACGGCCCCACCTTCGCTCACGCCATCGTCACCACGGCGGAGCTCGTCGAGGCGTTCGGCGAAGCGCGCTCCGGCATCTGA
- a CDS encoding enoyl-CoA hydratase-related protein, which yields MPTLDRQDNVFVLDLGDGENRFHPDWIASVNDALDKVEKEDGPRALVTAATGKFFSNGLDLEWLLANADRRREYVVSVQALFARFLSLPAVTVAALQGHTFAAGAMLSLAHDFRVMRADRGYWCLPEADIDIPFTHGMSALIQSRLTPQTAHEAMLTARRYGGRDALAAGIVDRAVDEDAVRATAVEIAASQAGKAAHTLGTIKARMYGPVLDVLRDTSDGLG from the coding sequence ATGCCCACACTGGACCGCCAGGACAACGTGTTCGTCCTCGACCTCGGCGACGGGGAGAACCGCTTCCACCCCGACTGGATCGCCTCCGTGAACGACGCCCTCGACAAGGTGGAGAAGGAGGACGGACCGCGCGCCCTGGTCACCGCCGCGACCGGCAAGTTCTTCTCCAACGGGCTGGATCTGGAGTGGCTGCTCGCCAACGCCGACCGCCGGCGGGAGTACGTCGTCTCCGTCCAGGCGCTGTTCGCGCGGTTCCTCTCCCTGCCTGCGGTCACGGTCGCCGCACTCCAGGGGCACACCTTCGCGGCGGGCGCGATGCTGTCCCTGGCCCACGACTTCCGTGTGATGCGCGCCGACCGCGGCTACTGGTGCCTGCCCGAGGCCGACATCGACATCCCCTTCACGCACGGCATGTCCGCTCTCATCCAGTCCCGGCTGACGCCGCAGACCGCCCACGAGGCCATGCTCACCGCCCGCCGCTACGGCGGTCGGGACGCCCTGGCGGCCGGGATCGTCGACCGCGCCGTCGACGAGGACGCCGTACGCGCGACCGCCGTCGAGATCGCCGCGTCCCAGGCGGGCAAGGCGGCCCACACCCTCGGCACCATCAAGGCGCGTATGTACGGCCCCGTTCTCGACGTCCTGCGCGACACGTCCGACGGTCTGGGCTGA
- a CDS encoding SDR family oxidoreductase, giving the protein MTAGELNHGPPDLADQTVVVIGASAGIGLETARQVRAEGGRVVMVGRNAERLEQAARELDPLATAAFDVADTERLRRFFQELPGPVDHVMVTAGAPSYTPLEDLDLAAAPREFGERLAVTLAVALCSRDQVRAGGTLLFMGGTGGRRPGVGLTVVSALTAALPALVANLALELAPIRVNLIAAGFVDTPLSAALLGDRLEARREDLRARLPIRRVVGPADVAALAVHIMRNEALTGATYDIDGGQQLLPH; this is encoded by the coding sequence ATGACGGCCGGCGAACTGAACCACGGACCCCCTGACCTCGCGGATCAGACGGTCGTGGTGATCGGCGCCAGCGCCGGCATCGGGCTGGAGACAGCCCGCCAGGTGCGCGCGGAAGGCGGCCGGGTGGTGATGGTGGGCCGCAACGCCGAACGGCTGGAGCAGGCGGCGCGGGAGCTCGACCCACTCGCCACGGCGGCTTTCGACGTCGCGGACACCGAGCGGCTCAGACGGTTCTTCCAGGAACTGCCGGGTCCGGTCGACCACGTCATGGTCACGGCCGGTGCCCCTTCGTACACCCCCCTGGAAGACCTGGACCTCGCTGCCGCTCCTCGCGAATTCGGCGAACGCCTCGCCGTGACGCTCGCCGTCGCTCTGTGCAGCCGCGACCAGGTCCGAGCCGGGGGCACGCTGCTGTTCATGGGCGGCACCGGCGGTCGGCGGCCCGGCGTCGGCCTGACCGTGGTGTCCGCCCTGACCGCCGCGCTGCCCGCCCTGGTCGCCAACCTGGCACTCGAACTGGCGCCGATCCGGGTGAACCTCATCGCCGCAGGATTCGTCGACACCCCGCTGTCGGCCGCACTCCTCGGCGACCGGTTGGAGGCCCGACGTGAGGACCTGCGCGCCAGGCTGCCCATCCGCCGGGTCGTCGGCCCGGCCGACGTCGCGGCGCTCGCCGTGCACATCATGCGCAACGAAGCGCTCACCGGTGCGACGTACGACATCGACGGGGGCCAGCAGTTGCTCCCGCACTGA
- a CDS encoding TetR/AcrR family transcriptional regulator, giving the protein MSPRRSDSRERMVASAVVLLREYGAGATSIDRVLAHSGAPRGSVYHHFPGGRAQLIDEAVALAGDFIAKRIDAAAESGDAVQVIDAFFDQWRQWLLESDFRAGCPIVAVAVETNDEAPQLARSAAAVLSRWREALAGLLVRHGLPDARAARLAAFIISAAEGAVILCRAEQSTAPLDVAADEIHDLLAHAIGDRPAGGSGRPI; this is encoded by the coding sequence GTGAGTCCGCGCAGGAGCGACAGCCGGGAGCGGATGGTCGCGAGTGCCGTCGTCCTGCTCCGTGAGTACGGAGCCGGCGCGACCAGCATCGACCGCGTTCTCGCGCACAGCGGAGCTCCGCGAGGCTCCGTCTACCACCACTTCCCGGGCGGGCGCGCGCAGTTGATCGACGAGGCGGTCGCGCTGGCCGGCGACTTCATCGCGAAGCGGATCGACGCGGCGGCCGAGTCCGGCGACGCGGTCCAGGTCATCGACGCGTTCTTCGACCAGTGGCGACAGTGGCTCCTGGAGAGCGACTTCCGGGCCGGGTGCCCGATCGTGGCGGTGGCAGTGGAGACCAACGACGAGGCTCCGCAGCTCGCGCGCTCCGCCGCCGCTGTTCTCTCCCGCTGGCGCGAGGCACTGGCCGGCCTGCTCGTGCGCCACGGCCTGCCCGACGCACGTGCCGCCCGGTTGGCGGCGTTCATCATCTCCGCGGCCGAGGGCGCGGTGATCCTGTGCCGGGCCGAGCAGAGCACCGCGCCGCTGGACGTGGCCGCCGACGAGATCCACGACCTCCTGGCCCACGCCATCGGTGACCGGCCCGCCGGCGGTTCCGGCCGACCCATCTGA
- a CDS encoding cupin domain-containing protein gives MSYPPQVYMGETGEISAKYRPVSTPPELGRPGKGAYYYLATTATTRGEFGLYRVEMTARAGGPKTHFHKSISESFFILSGTVRLYDGAQWVDARQGDFLHVPQGGLHAFRNDSDELAEMLLLFTPGAPREEYFEKLPEMGDATDEERAQFFVKHDSYFVE, from the coding sequence ATGTCATACCCCCCGCAGGTGTACATGGGAGAGACCGGCGAGATCAGCGCGAAATACCGCCCCGTGAGCACTCCGCCGGAACTCGGCAGACCGGGAAAGGGCGCCTACTACTATTTGGCGACCACCGCGACCACCCGGGGCGAATTCGGACTGTACAGGGTCGAGATGACCGCACGGGCGGGCGGCCCCAAGACTCATTTCCACAAATCCATCTCGGAGTCGTTCTTCATCCTGAGCGGTACGGTGCGGCTCTACGACGGCGCACAATGGGTCGACGCTCGGCAGGGTGACTTCCTGCATGTGCCTCAGGGTGGACTCCACGCGTTCCGGAACGACTCCGACGAGCTCGCGGAAATGCTGCTCCTCTTCACGCCCGGAGCGCCGCGTGAGGAGTACTTCGAGAAACTCCCGGAGATGGGTGACGCCACCGACGAGGAACGGGCCCAGTTCTTCGTGAAGCACGACTCCTACTTCGTCGAATAG
- a CDS encoding MFS transporter, producing MPMTMAVRHWPRRATAHGAPALPVVGAARRHRSGFWTIAAVFVTAMAFSTVPTPLYPLYQARDGFSSFTVTVVFAVYAVGVLTSLLLVGHISDQIGRKKALTAALVAEVIAAGLFLAGHSLPVLIVARFVTGLGVGVLTAAATAHLQDLHAAQRPGASTRRFEIVSTAANIGGLGLGPLVAGALAQYFGAPLHLPYVVFGVLLLAGVAAVALAPETVDRSAARPAYRPQRVVAGLREPGYPLAAAAGFTSMAVFGLFTSLAPGFVGETLHHPSRALAGLVVFTVFGAAATAQVLTGRLGDRSRWAIGLVAQAVGIAAVAIGVHLGSLVLFLLAAIISGVGAGVLFKAAVGHVAATAAPSRRGEALAGVFLASYLGLALLPVGLGVATRFLPVTTATAWFAVVVLALLGAVVVLLARHRGGGSGTRRYGAGGGTRRRGAAGRADGATDAAPAESRLPGDAASTSARRGRNTP from the coding sequence ATGCCGATGACGATGGCCGTCCGCCACTGGCCTCGCCGTGCCACCGCTCACGGCGCACCGGCGCTGCCGGTGGTGGGCGCCGCGCGCCGGCACCGCTCCGGGTTCTGGACGATCGCCGCCGTGTTCGTCACGGCCATGGCGTTCTCCACCGTTCCCACGCCGCTCTATCCGCTCTACCAGGCCCGCGACGGCTTCTCGTCCTTCACCGTCACCGTCGTGTTCGCCGTCTACGCCGTCGGTGTGCTCACCAGCCTGCTGCTCGTGGGGCACATATCGGACCAGATCGGCCGGAAGAAGGCCCTGACCGCGGCGCTGGTGGCCGAGGTGATCGCGGCCGGGCTCTTCCTCGCCGGGCACTCGCTGCCGGTCCTGATCGTGGCGCGGTTCGTCACCGGTCTCGGTGTCGGCGTCCTCACGGCCGCAGCCACCGCCCATCTGCAGGACCTGCACGCGGCGCAGCGGCCCGGCGCGTCGACGCGGCGCTTCGAGATCGTCTCGACCGCGGCCAACATCGGCGGTCTCGGGCTCGGCCCCCTCGTCGCGGGAGCGCTCGCCCAGTATTTCGGTGCGCCGCTGCACCTGCCGTATGTCGTCTTCGGAGTGCTGCTGCTGGCCGGCGTCGCCGCCGTGGCACTGGCACCGGAGACCGTCGACCGGTCGGCGGCCCGTCCGGCGTACCGTCCCCAGCGGGTCGTCGCGGGGCTCAGGGAGCCTGGATACCCGCTGGCGGCGGCGGCCGGATTCACCTCCATGGCGGTCTTCGGGCTGTTCACCTCGCTGGCCCCGGGATTCGTCGGTGAGACCTTGCACCATCCGTCGCGCGCGCTGGCCGGGCTCGTCGTGTTCACCGTCTTCGGCGCGGCCGCGACGGCCCAGGTGCTCACCGGCCGCCTCGGCGACCGGTCCAGGTGGGCGATCGGGCTGGTCGCCCAGGCCGTGGGCATCGCCGCGGTCGCGATCGGCGTGCACCTCGGCAGCCTGGTCCTGTTCCTGCTCGCCGCGATCATCTCGGGCGTAGGGGCCGGGGTGCTGTTCAAGGCCGCCGTCGGCCATGTGGCAGCCACGGCCGCCCCGAGCCGGCGCGGCGAAGCCCTCGCCGGTGTCTTCCTCGCCTCCTACCTCGGTCTGGCCCTGCTCCCCGTCGGCCTCGGTGTGGCCACCCGCTTCCTGCCCGTGACCACCGCGACGGCGTGGTTCGCCGTGGTCGTGCTGGCCCTGCTGGGCGCCGTCGTCGTCCTGCTCGCCCGCCATCGCGGCGGGGGCAGCGGCACCCGTCGGTACGGCGCGGGCGGCGGCACCCGCCGTCGCGGCGCTGCCGGCCGCGCGGACGGCGCAACGGACGCCGCCCCGGCCGAGTCGCGGCTGCCGGGCGACGCGGCCTCGACGTCTGCCCGCCGTGGCAGGAACACCCCGTGA
- a CDS encoding carboxymuconolactone decarboxylase family protein, which yields MTQTAETATQGRVFIDKQSPDAYRALLATAESVRATAAEAGLDRILVELINIRVSQLNACAFCLNTHTRAALRGGESPQRLGVLAAWRDTDLFTPRERAALALAEATTHPADAEPQTAAYDLARSVLTEAEISAVIWVAITINAFNRVSVMSKHPVRQSSSVTPA from the coding sequence GTGACCCAGACAGCAGAGACGGCCACCCAAGGGCGGGTCTTCATCGACAAACAGAGCCCGGACGCCTACCGAGCGCTGCTCGCCACGGCCGAATCCGTACGGGCCACCGCGGCCGAAGCCGGACTCGACCGTATCCTGGTCGAGCTGATCAACATCCGGGTGTCCCAGCTCAACGCGTGTGCGTTCTGCCTCAACACGCACACCAGGGCCGCCCTGCGGGGCGGTGAGTCCCCGCAGCGCCTGGGTGTGCTGGCCGCCTGGCGTGACACCGATCTCTTCACGCCGCGCGAGCGAGCGGCCCTGGCGCTGGCGGAGGCCACCACGCATCCCGCCGACGCCGAGCCCCAGACCGCCGCCTACGACCTGGCCCGCTCCGTGCTCACGGAGGCGGAGATCTCCGCCGTGATCTGGGTGGCGATCACGATCAACGCGTTCAACCGGGTCTCCGTCATGAGCAAGCACCCGGTCCGCCAGAGCTCCTCGGTGACGCCCGCCTGA
- a CDS encoding NAD(P)/FAD-dependent oxidoreductase: MRNPVNTFVIVGGGLAAGKAAEALRENGHDGPLVIIGDENEKPYIRPPLSKGYLLGKEERDSIFVHPDDWYREHEVDLLLDTRARAFDWRARTVDLEDGRQIPYDKLLLATGSSPRRLTIPGAELDNVLYLRRVGDSERLKSAFTAGAKIVVIGGGWIGLETAAAARTAGGDVTVLEHGELPLLKVLGREAAEVFAELHTDHGVQLLPNVQVESLTGTAGRVDGVRLADGRHLAADAVVVGIGITPNVQLAQEAGLDVRNGIVTDAHLRTSVADVYAAGDVANAFHPRFDRHLRVEHWANALNQPRVAALSMLGKDAVYDRLPYFYTDQYDLGMEYTGYVEPGGYDRVVFRGDVGKREFIAFWMAGNRVLAGMNVNVWDVVDPIRDLITSDSDVDDPRLADPDVPLDRVAR; this comes from the coding sequence ATGAGGAACCCTGTGAATACCTTCGTGATCGTCGGCGGCGGTCTCGCCGCCGGCAAGGCCGCGGAAGCCCTGCGGGAAAACGGCCATGACGGCCCGCTCGTCATCATCGGCGACGAGAACGAGAAGCCCTACATCCGGCCGCCGCTCTCCAAGGGGTACCTCCTCGGCAAGGAGGAGCGCGATTCGATCTTCGTGCATCCGGACGACTGGTACCGCGAGCACGAGGTCGACCTGCTGCTGGACACCCGCGCGCGGGCGTTCGACTGGCGCGCCCGGACCGTGGACCTCGAGGACGGGCGCCAGATCCCGTACGACAAGCTGCTGCTGGCCACCGGCTCGTCCCCGCGCCGGCTGACGATCCCCGGAGCGGAGCTGGACAACGTCCTCTATCTGCGCCGGGTGGGCGACAGCGAGCGGCTCAAGTCCGCCTTCACGGCGGGAGCGAAGATCGTCGTCATCGGTGGCGGCTGGATCGGTCTCGAAACCGCCGCGGCCGCCCGCACGGCCGGCGGTGACGTCACCGTCCTGGAGCACGGCGAGCTCCCCCTGCTGAAGGTGCTCGGACGCGAGGCCGCCGAGGTGTTCGCCGAACTGCACACCGATCACGGTGTCCAGCTCCTGCCCAACGTGCAGGTGGAATCCCTCACCGGCACCGCGGGCCGGGTGGACGGCGTACGGCTCGCCGACGGCCGGCACCTGGCCGCGGACGCCGTGGTCGTGGGCATCGGCATCACGCCGAACGTCCAACTCGCCCAGGAGGCGGGCCTGGACGTGCGGAACGGCATCGTCACCGACGCGCACCTGCGGACCTCGGTGGCCGATGTGTACGCCGCCGGCGACGTCGCCAACGCCTTCCACCCGCGCTTCGACCGCCATCTGCGGGTCGAGCACTGGGCGAACGCGTTGAACCAGCCCCGCGTGGCCGCGCTCAGCATGCTCGGCAAGGACGCCGTGTACGACAGGCTGCCGTACTTCTACACCGACCAGTACGACCTCGGTATGGAGTACACGGGCTACGTGGAACCGGGCGGCTACGACCGTGTCGTCTTCCGCGGCGACGTGGGCAAGCGGGAGTTCATCGCGTTCTGGATGGCCGGGAACCGTGTCCTGGCGGGCATGAACGTGAACGTCTGGGACGTCGTCGATCCGATCCGGGACCTCATCACGTCCGACTCCGACGTCGACGACCCACGTCTGGCGGACCCGGACGTGCCCCTGGACCGCGTCGCGCGGTGA
- a CDS encoding carboxymuconolactone decarboxylase family protein, translating into MEARLNYFGNPFAGKVLRHINSANKVIEESSLPGTIQELVKIRASQINGCGFCTDMHTKDATAAGETSQRLNLVAAWREATVFTEAERAALEIAEQGTRIADAAGGVSDEAWANATKHFDEEQLVALISLVAVINAYNRINVINQQPAGAYKPGMFG; encoded by the coding sequence GTGGAAGCGCGACTCAACTACTTCGGTAACCCCTTCGCCGGAAAGGTGCTGCGGCACATCAACTCGGCCAACAAGGTCATCGAGGAATCCTCGCTGCCGGGCACGATCCAGGAACTCGTGAAGATCCGCGCGAGCCAGATCAACGGCTGCGGTTTCTGCACCGACATGCACACCAAGGACGCCACCGCCGCGGGCGAGACCTCGCAGCGCCTCAACCTGGTCGCGGCCTGGCGAGAGGCCACGGTCTTCACCGAGGCCGAGCGCGCCGCCCTGGAGATCGCCGAGCAGGGCACCCGCATCGCCGACGCCGCGGGCGGTGTCAGCGACGAGGCCTGGGCGAACGCCACCAAGCACTTCGACGAGGAGCAGCTCGTCGCGCTGATCTCGCTGGTCGCGGTCATCAACGCCTACAACCGGATCAACGTCATCAACCAGCAGCCTGCCGGTGCTTACAAGCCCGGTATGTTCGGCTGA
- a CDS encoding YceI family protein, with protein MSISNDSTRVPPLAGLTGVYVIDPVHSTIGFSVRHAMITNVRGRFTAFEGLLKLDGSRPSRSEAYLSVQTGSLETGNGERDAHLTGPDFLDSSTFPLMSFRSTGCLDAGGGRFRVSGYLRIKDIELPIRLDLELGGASRDAAGNHRVGFEGSAVLRRADWGLDRNAGPAAGGALIDDKVKLILDVSAVRLNQALAA; from the coding sequence ATGTCCATATCTAACGACAGCACGCGTGTCCCGCCCCTCGCGGGACTGACCGGGGTGTACGTCATCGACCCGGTCCACAGCACGATCGGCTTCTCCGTCCGACACGCCATGATCACCAACGTGCGCGGCAGATTCACCGCGTTCGAAGGGCTCCTCAAGCTCGACGGGTCGCGCCCGAGCCGGTCCGAGGCCTACCTCAGCGTCCAGACGGGCAGCTTGGAGACCGGCAACGGGGAGCGCGACGCGCACCTCACCGGCCCGGACTTCCTCGACTCGTCGACCTTCCCCCTGATGAGCTTCCGCTCCACCGGATGCCTGGACGCCGGTGGCGGCCGGTTCCGCGTGTCGGGGTACCTCCGGATCAAGGACATCGAACTGCCGATTCGCCTCGACCTCGAACTCGGCGGCGCGAGCCGGGACGCCGCCGGCAACCACCGTGTCGGCTTCGAGGGTTCGGCCGTTCTGCGACGCGCCGACTGGGGACTCGACCGGAACGCGGGACCGGCGGCGGGTGGCGCGCTGATCGACGACAAGGTGAAGCTGATCCTCGACGTCTCCGCCGTACGCCTGAACCAGGCGTTGGCCGCCTGA